In Euwallacea fornicatus isolate EFF26 chromosome 36, ASM4011564v1, whole genome shotgun sequence, a genomic segment contains:
- the fzy gene encoding cell division cycle protein 20 homolog: MSQFKYWNEINSVVNYNGPITKGPQPRYERKKSNALASSNSQSISNSSSLNLSKQRSLSSSCLSISKTPMKSSDNDPRGKTPLKKSKTPTPHKGTRTPGGDRFIPSRVASNLDLAHYKLCQEDNETSCNSAKKDLKKVISDNLLVNQRVLAYTNKAPTAPDGFQNPMRVLYTQARTPASAKSTRYIPQAPDRILDAPNIVDDFYLNLLDWGSNNILAAALGSHVYLWNAATGTTELLMELEGNDYICSLAWIQEGDCLAVGTTQGTVELWDCSRSKRLRIMDGHSARVGSLAWNSYVVTSGCRSGNILHHDVRQRQHVITTIPGHNQEVCGLTWSPDGKLLASGGNDNTVNIWASVNGGHHSETTPLHSFLQHQAAIKALAWCPWQPHILASGGGTADRHIRIWNCNSGTCVHDIDAKSQVCSLLWSSHYKELVSGHGFANNEVIIWKYPAMTKVAELKGHTARVLHLTMSPDGTTILSAGADETLRLWKCFVKDLVKEKKEGTVRAKPSALRQCIR; this comes from the exons atgtcacaattcAAATATTGGAACGAAATAAACAGTGTTGTGAATTACAATGGCCCCATTACTAAAGGACCCCAACCGCGCTACGAGCGCAAGAAATCCAATGCCCTTGCAAGCTCCAACTCGCAATCGATCTCCAACAGCAGCAGCCTCAATTTATCTAAGCAGCGCTCCCTCTCCTCCTCCTGCCTAAGCATATCAAAGACTCCCATGAAGTCTAGTGACAATGACCCCCGCGGTAAGACACCCTTGAAAAAATCCAAGACTCCCACTCCACATAAAGGGACAAGGACACCTGGGGGTGATCGATTTATTCCTAGTAGAGTGGCAAGCAATTTGGATTTGGCACATTACAAGTTGTGTCAGGAGGACAATGAAACCAGTTGCAATTCTGCAAAAAAAGacttgaaaaaagttattagtGATAATCTGCTTGTGAATCAAAGAGTGTTGGCCTATACAAATAAAGCTCCAACTGCACCAGATGGGTTTCAAAACCCTATGAGGGTGCTGTATACTCAGGCCAGGACTCCAGCTTCAGCCAAAAGTACACGGTACATACCTCAAGCCCCTGATCGGATATTAGATGCTCCAAACATAGTagatgatttttatttgaatttgttggATTGGGGATCAAACAATATTTTAGCTGCTGCGTTGGGATCACATGTGTATTTGTGGAATGCTG CAACAGGCACTACTGAGTTACTGATGGAATTAGAAGGGAATGATTATATTTGTTCTTTGGCCTGGATACAAGAGGGTGATTGTTTGGCTGTGGGTACCACTCAAGGTACTGTCGAATTGTGGGACTGTAGCAGATCTAAAAGACTGAGAATCATGGATGGACATTCTGCTCGAGTAGGCTCTCTTGCCTGGAATTCTTATGTAGTGACAAGCGGCTGTCGAAGCGGCAATATTCTTCATCATGACGTCAGGCAAAGGCAACATGTTATAACCACCATTCCTG gCCATAATCAAGAGGTATGTGGTCTTACTTGGTCTCCTGATGGTAAGCTTCTAGCTAGCGGAGGTAATGATAACACAGTAAACATCTGGGCCAGTGTTAATGGTGGGCATCACTCTGAAACAACGCCTCTACACAGTTTCTTGCAACACCAAGCGGCCATTAAGGCTCTTGCTTGGTGTCCTTGGCAGCCTCATATTTTGGCTAGCGGCGGTGGTACTGCAGACCGTCACATCCGCATTTGGAACTGCAATTCTGGCACGTGTGTACACGACATCGATGCGAAATCACAA GTTTGTTCATTGCTTTGGTCTTCACACTATAAAGAGCTGGTTTCTGGACACGGTTTCGCAAACAATGAAGTCATTATTTGGAAATACCCTGCTATGACCAAG GTGGCGGAGTTGAAAGGGCATACTGCCAGGGTTCTTCATTTGACCATGTCACCTGATGGAACCACGATTTTGTCCGCTGGGGCGGATGAAACTCTGAGGCTGTGGAAATGCTTCGTT